One window of Helicobacter sp. MIT 99-5507 genomic DNA carries:
- a CDS encoding peptidase U32 family protein, whose protein sequence is MANKVELLSPAGNLEKLKIAITYGADAVYGGVSHFSLRNRSGKEFTYETFKDGVDFAHNNGKKIYAAINGFPFNSQLKILREHIAKMRDTNVDAFIVATPGVIRLCKEVAPKIPLHLSTQANVLNILDAEVFYEMGVKRIVAARELSLKDAMEIKKALPNLEIEIFCHGSMCFAFSGRCLISSLQSGRVPNRGSCANDCRFDYEYYVRNPDNGVMMRLLEEEGIGTHIFNAKDLNLSQHIDEILQSGAISALKIEGRTKSPYYAAISTRTYRMAIDDFYNGESRKNIYQDELNTLKNRGFTDGYIVSRPYEKNNTQNQMSAISDGSYQVNAMIREDGEFGVCKYTIRLNEPKEIIFPLNTQYIDSIIVDNEIGRIYKENGKYFIIFKKILLEDNKELSEIHSGNTNHFKLPCKLPSYSFLRERIN, encoded by the coding sequence ATAGCTAATAAAGTAGAATTATTATCACCTGCTGGGAATTTAGAAAAATTAAAAATTGCAATAACATATGGTGCTGATGCAGTATATGGAGGTGTGAGTCATTTTTCTCTTAGAAATAGATCTGGAAAAGAATTCACATATGAGACATTTAAAGATGGTGTAGATTTTGCACATAATAATGGTAAAAAAATATATGCCGCAATAAATGGCTTTCCTTTTAACTCTCAACTAAAAATCCTAAGAGAACATATTGCAAAAATGCGTGATACAAATGTGGATGCCTTCATCGTGGCAACTCCAGGGGTGATTAGACTATGCAAAGAAGTTGCCCCAAAGATTCCATTGCATTTATCAACACAAGCAAATGTTTTAAATATTCTTGATGCAGAAGTTTTCTATGAAATGGGTGTAAAGCGAATAGTAGCAGCAAGAGAATTAAGTCTAAAAGATGCAATGGAGATAAAAAAAGCCCTTCCAAATTTAGAAATTGAGATATTTTGTCATGGAAGTATGTGCTTTGCATTTTCTGGACGATGTCTTATCTCAAGCTTACAAAGCGGTAGAGTGCCAAATCGTGGAAGCTGTGCTAATGATTGTAGATTTGATTATGAATATTATGTAAGGAATCCTGACAATGGCGTGATGATGAGACTCTTAGAAGAAGAAGGCATTGGAACGCATATTTTTAATGCAAAGGATTTAAATCTAAGCCAACATATAGATGAGATTTTACAATCTGGTGCAATAAGTGCGTTAAAGATAGAAGGGCGAACAAAATCACCATATTATGCTGCAATATCAACTAGAACTTACAGAATGGCAATTGATGATTTTTATAATGGAGAGAGTAGAAAAAATATATATCAAGATGAGTTAAATACGCTTAAAAATCGTGGATTTACCGATGGATATATAGTAAGTCGTCCATATGAAAAAAATAATACACAAAATCAAATGAGTGCAATTAGTGATGGAAGCTATCAAGTAAATGCTATGATTAGAGAAGATGGAGAATTTGGAGTATGCAAATATACGATAAGATTAAATGAACCAAAAGAAATAATATTTCCACTAAATACACAATACATAGATTCTATTATAGTAGATAATGAAATTGGTAGAATCTATAAAGAAAATGGCAAATATTTTATTATTTTTAAAAAAATATTATTAGAGGATAATAAAGAGCTAAGCGAAATTCATAGTGGAAATACAAATCATTTCAAACTTCCTTGCAAACTCCCTAGCTATAGTTTTTTAAGAGAAAGGATTAATTAG
- a CDS encoding (Fe-S)-binding protein, whose amino-acid sequence MLDISSISSSCVKCAKCVPSCTIYQVNRDEVTSPRGFVDLLGVYSKNNLDLDRNLKNIFESCFLCTTCTTLCPQSIDTASMIQQSRIDIAEKFGIAWYKKFYFYLLKHRKLMDFVFSFTSFVAPCAFKKSGDKLRSRFNMSKFGKRTIFPFETKSFLQKYKGLIESKNKKSNKKVAIFIGCLSNYNYTQVGDSLLFILDKLGIDTFVPKQECCGAPAYFTGDIKSVLYLINKNLDLFEKFIDDVDVVLVPEATCAAMIMVDWKHALEYSKDAKNLARLNKILPKFQMATSYLYNQTNLLDLLKQSSKNDIKITYHDPCHAKKVLNIYKEPRILLEQNYNFVEMKECDRCCGFGGVTIQSEKYHLAYNAGKAKAKNIEDSKASIVSSECSACRMQLNNALDNIDSNVAFRHPLELIKEALNEVC is encoded by the coding sequence ATGCTTGATATATCATCTATTAGTTCATCTTGTGTCAAATGTGCCAAATGTGTGCCATCATGCACTATTTATCAAGTAAATAGAGATGAAGTTACATCGCCTAGAGGCTTTGTTGATTTGCTTGGAGTGTATAGTAAAAATAATTTAGATTTAGATAGGAATCTAAAAAATATATTTGAATCTTGTTTTTTATGCACTACTTGCACGACATTATGTCCGCAGTCAATTGATACTGCCTCAATGATACAGCAAAGTAGGATTGATATAGCAGAAAAATTTGGTATAGCTTGGTATAAAAAATTCTATTTTTATTTATTAAAACATAGAAAATTGATGGATTTTGTATTTAGTTTTACTAGTTTTGTTGCACCTTGTGCATTTAAAAAGAGTGGAGATAAATTAAGAAGTAGATTTAATATGTCAAAGTTTGGCAAAAGGACTATTTTCCCTTTTGAAACAAAGAGTTTTTTGCAGAAATACAAAGGATTAATAGAATCTAAAAATAAAAAAAGCAATAAAAAAGTAGCCATTTTTATTGGCTGTCTTAGCAATTACAATTACACGCAAGTAGGGGATTCTCTCTTATTTATATTAGATAAATTAGGTATTGATACTTTTGTACCAAAGCAAGAGTGTTGTGGTGCTCCAGCATATTTTACAGGTGATATTAAAAGTGTATTGTATTTGATTAATAAAAATCTTGATTTATTTGAGAAATTTATTGATGATGTTGATGTAGTCCTTGTGCCTGAAGCGACTTGTGCTGCAATGATTATGGTTGATTGGAAACATGCATTAGAATATTCAAAAGATGCTAAGAATCTAGCTAGATTAAATAAAATCCTGCCAAAATTTCAAATGGCAACTTCTTATTTATACAATCAAACAAATTTACTAGATTTGCTCAAACAATCATCAAAAAATGATATAAAAATCACATATCACGATCCATGTCATGCAAAAAAAGTGCTAAATATCTATAAAGAGCCTAGAATCTTACTTGAACAAAATTATAATTTTGTAGAAATGAAAGAATGCGATAGATGTTGTGGTTTTGGTGGTGTTACAATACAAAGTGAGAAATATCATCTTGCGTATAATGCAGGTAAAGCAAAAGCAAAAAATATAGAAGATTCTAAGGCTAGTATAGTTAGTTCAGAGTGTTCTGCATGTAGAATGCAGCTAAATAATGCACTTGATAATATAGATTCTAATGTAGCTTTTAGACACCCTTTGGAGCTTATCAAGGAGGCATTAAATGAGGTTTGCTAA
- the hemN gene encoding oxygen-independent coproporphyrinogen III oxidase, whose product MIDFEKFAKYSKPGPRYTSYPTALEFNESFNAASYIESLERNIHLPLSLYVHLPFCKSACYFCGCSVVYTSKEDKKQEYIKYLQKEITLLKQYIDSSREILQFHFGGGTPTFYDAKSLDTILKSIHNVFSNFSSNAEISCEIDPRYFNEEQMRVLNSYGFNRLSFGVQDFDSDVQKAIHRFQSFDLVQKAVELAQKYGIKYINFDLIYGLPKQSLESFKTTLDSVLKIKPTRLAVFNYAHVPWIKKTMRKIDEFMLPAPATKLSILEYTIDCLTNNGYKMIGMDHFALENDELYQASLKGELKRNFQGYTTKKHTQTIGLGVTSIGEGHDYYAQNHKDISLYMECLDNGILPIQRGVKLTDEDRLRKNIIMKLMNNLRLDIRHIENKFGINFKEHFKDSINDLKEYVNLGLLEITDDEIKISHTGGMLVRNIVMNFDEYLRKTNANDKRFSKTV is encoded by the coding sequence ATGATTGATTTTGAAAAATTTGCCAAATATAGCAAACCAGGTCCAAGATATACGAGCTACCCAACAGCATTAGAATTTAATGAAAGTTTTAATGCTGCTTCATATATAGAATCTTTAGAGCGAAATATACATTTGCCATTATCTTTATATGTTCATTTACCATTTTGTAAAAGTGCTTGTTATTTTTGTGGTTGTAGCGTGGTTTATACTAGCAAAGAAGATAAAAAACAAGAATACATCAAATATCTTCAAAAAGAAATTACTTTGCTAAAGCAGTATATTGATAGCAGCAGAGAAATATTGCAATTTCATTTTGGTGGCGGAACACCTACATTTTATGATGCAAAAAGCCTAGATACTATTCTTAAATCTATTCATAATGTATTTAGTAATTTTTCAAGCAATGCTGAAATAAGTTGTGAGATAGATCCTAGATATTTTAATGAAGAGCAGATGAGGGTATTAAACTCTTATGGATTTAATCGTTTATCTTTTGGTGTGCAGGATTTTGATAGTGATGTGCAAAAAGCTATTCATAGATTCCAGTCATTTGATTTAGTCCAAAAGGCTGTAGAGTTGGCACAAAAATATGGTATAAAATATATTAATTTTGATTTGATATATGGATTACCAAAGCAAAGTTTAGAGAGTTTTAAGACTACTTTAGATTCTGTATTGAAGATTAAGCCAACCAGACTTGCTGTATTTAATTATGCTCATGTTCCTTGGATAAAAAAGACAATGCGAAAAATAGATGAGTTTATGTTACCAGCTCCAGCCACAAAGCTATCGATTTTAGAATATACAATAGATTGTCTAACAAACAATGGTTATAAGATGATAGGAATGGATCATTTTGCATTAGAAAATGATGAATTGTATCAAGCTTCACTAAAAGGTGAATTGAAGCGAAATTTTCAAGGATATACTACAAAAAAACACACACAGACAATAGGGCTTGGTGTAACTAGTATAGGAGAAGGGCATGATTACTATGCTCAAAATCACAAAGACATATCTTTATATATGGAATGTTTAGATAATGGAATCTTACCGATTCAAAGAGGTGTAAAGCTTACAGATGAAGATAGATTGCGAAAAAATATTATTATGAAATTGATGAATAATTTGAGATTAGATATTAGACATATAGAAAATAAATTTGGTATAAATTTCAAAGAGCACTTTAAAGATTCTATAAATGATTTAAAAGAATATGTAAATCTAGGATTGCTAGAGATTACTGATGATGAGATTAAAATAAGCCATACAGGTGGAATGCTAGTTAGGAATATCGTAATGAACTTTGATGAGTATTTAAGAAAAACAAATGCAAATGATAAAAGATTCTCTAAGACAGTTTAG
- a CDS encoding DUF2603 domain-containing protein codes for MEKIDTDFTITIKKSSLQSTPYSVKIGDYDYVLLLDSEYRKMQEIIKINHEALMFKSLEKEILQEMPRDFDDVFIVAKTLLKSIQSKKKNLTIYDIKKVVKEIKINYPNLFINIDEYFKDMNINS; via the coding sequence TTGGAAAAAATAGATACAGATTTTACAATCACTATCAAAAAAAGTTCTTTGCAATCTACTCCATATAGTGTTAAAATCGGTGATTATGATTATGTGTTATTATTAGATAGTGAATATAGAAAAATGCAAGAAATAATAAAAATAAATCATGAAGCATTGATGTTTAAAAGTTTGGAAAAAGAGATTTTACAAGAAATGCCAAGAGATTTTGATGATGTTTTTATCGTTGCAAAAACGCTGCTTAAGAGTATTCAATCCAAAAAAAAGAATCTAACAATCTATGATATTAAAAAAGTTGTTAAAGAAATTAAGATAAATTATCCAAATTTGTTTATAAACATTGATGAATATTTCAAAGATATGAATATTAATTCTTAA